In Zea mays cultivar B73 chromosome 7, Zm-B73-REFERENCE-NAM-5.0, whole genome shotgun sequence, the following proteins share a genomic window:
- the LOC606463 gene encoding alkaline alpha galactosidase 1 → MTVTPRITVSDGRLTVRGRTVLTGVPDNVSAAHAAGAGLVDGAFVGAHAGEAKSHHVFTFGTLRDCRFLCLFRFKLWWMTQRMGVSGRDVPLETQFMLVEVPASDGDGDDAPAYVVMLPLLEGQFRAALQGNDRDELQICIESGDKAVQTDQAAHMVYLHAGDNPFDTVTAAVKAVEKHLQTFHHRDKKKLPSFLDWFGWCTWDAFYTDVTADGVKHGLQSLSKGGAPPRFLIIDDGWQQIASENKPDPNVAVQEGAQFASRLTGIKENTKFQTKPDGDGDGEQAPGGLKRLVAETKDAHGVKQVYVWHAMAGYWGGVTPTAGTAMERYEPALAYPVQSPGVTGNQPDIVMDSLSVLGLGLVHPRRVRDFYGELHAYLASCGVDGVKVDVQNIIETLGAGHGGRVAITRAYHRALEASVARSFPDNGCISCMCHNSDMLYSARQTAVVRASDDFYPRDPASHTVHVASVAYNTVFLGEFMQPDWDMFHSLHPAAEYHGAARAIGGCPIYVSDKPGNHNFELLRKLVLPDGTVLRAQLPGRPTRDCLFSDPARDGASLLKIWNLNKCGGVVGVFNCQGAGWCRVTKRTRVHDASPGTLTGTVRADDVDAIARVAGDGGGWDGETVVYAHRTRELVRLPRGVALPVTLGPLQYEVFHVCPLRAVVPGFSFAPVGLLDMFNAGGAVEECDVISNVGGKAMALRVRGCGRFGAYCSREPARCLLDSAEVEFSYDADTGLVSVDLPVPEQELYRWTLEIMV, encoded by the exons ATGACGGTGACGCCACGGATCACGGTGAGCGACGGGCGGCTGACGGTGCGCGGCCGTACGGTGCTCACCGGCGTGCCGGACAACGTGTCGGCGGCGCACGCGGCCGGGGCGGGGCTCGTCGACGGGGCCTTCGTCGGCGCCCACGCCGGCGAGGCCAAGAGCCACCACGTCTTCACCTTCGGCACGCTCCG GGACTGCCGGTTCCTGTGCCTGTTCCGGTTCAAGCTGTGGTGGATGACGCAGCGGATGGGCGTCTCCGGCCGCGACGTCCCTCTGGAGACCCAGTTCATGCTCGTCGAGGTCCCTGCCagtgacggcgacggcgacgacgcCCCCGCGTACGTGGTGATGCTTCCGCTGCTGGAGGGGCAGTTTCGGGCAGCGCTGCAGGGGAACGACCGCGACGAGCTGCAGATCTGCATCGAGAGCG GGGACAAGGCGGTGCAGACGGACCAGGCCGCGCACATGGTGTACCTCCACGCCGGCGACAACCCCTTCGACACCGTCACCGCCGCCGTCAAGGCGGTGGAGAAGCACCTGCAGACGTTCCACCACCGCGACAAGAAGAAGCTGCCGTCGTTCCTCGACTGGTTCGGCTGGTGCACCTGGGACGCCTTCTACACCGACGTCACCGCCGACGGCGTCAAACACGGCCTTCAGAG CCTGTCCAAGGGCGGCGCGCCGCCGCGGTTCCTCATCATCGACGACGGCTGGCAGCAGATCGCCTCCGAGAACAAGCCCGACCCCAACGTCGCCGTCCAGGAGGGCGCGCA ATTCGCCAGCCGGCTGACCGGGATCAAGGAGAACACCAAGTTCCAGACCAAgcccgacggcgacggcgacggcgagcaGGCGCCGGGCGGGCTGAAGCGACTGGTGGCCGAGACCAAGGACGCGCACGGCGTGAAGCAGGTGTACGTGTGGCACGCCATGGCCGGGTACTGGGGCGGCGTGACGCCGACGGCGGGGACGGCGATGGAGCGCTACGAGCCGGCGCTGGCGTACCCCGTGCAGTCCCCGGGCGTGACGGGCAACCAGCCGGACATCGTCATGGACTCGCTGTCCGTCCTGGGGCTGGGCCTGGTGCACCCGCGCCGGGTGCGGGACTTCTACGGCGAGCTCCACGCGTACCTCGCCTCCTGCGGCGTCGACGGCGTCAAGGTGGACGTGCAGAACATCATCGAGACGCTGGGCGCCGGCCACGGCGGCCGCGTCGCCATCACCCGCGCCTACCACCGCGCGCTCGAGGCCTCCGTGGCGCGCAGCTTCCCGGACAACGGCTGCATCTCCTGCATGTGCCACAACTCCGACATGCTCTACAGCGCCAGGCAGACTGCCGTCGTGCGCGCCTCCGACGACTTCTACCCGCGCGACCCGGCATCGCACACCGTCCACGTCGCCTCCGTCGCGTACAACACCGTCTTCCTCGGCGAGTTCATGCAGCCCGATTGGGACATGTTCCAT AGCTTGCATCCGGCGGCGGAGTACCACGGCGCGGCGAGGGCCATCGGTGGCTGCCCGATATACGTCAGCGACAAGCCGGGGAACCACAACTTCGAGCTGCTCAGGAAGCTCGTGCTCCCCGACGGCACCGTGCTACGCGCGCAGCTTCCCGGCCGGCCCACACGGGACTGCCTCTTCTCCGACCCGGCGCGCGACGGCGCGAG TTTGCTCAAGATTTGGAACCTGAACAAGTGCGGTGGCGTGGTGGGTGTGTTCAACTGCCAGGGAGCCGGGTGGTGCCGCGTGACCAAGCGGACGCGCGTGCACGACGCGTCGCCGGGCACGCTGACCGGCACCGTGCGTGCCGACGACGTCGACGCCATAGCGCGCGTCGCTGGTGACGGCGGCGGGTGGGACGGCGAGACCGTGGTGTATGCGCACCGCACGCGGGAGCTAGTGCGACTGCCCCGGGGCGTCGCGCTGCCTGTGACGCTAGGCCCGCTCCAGTATGAGGTGTTCCATGTGTGCCCGCTCCGCGCCGTCGTGCCGGGGTTCTCGTTCGCGCCCGTCGGGCTGCTCGATATGTTCAACGCTGGGGGCGCCGTTGAGGAGTGCGACGTGATCAGCAATGTCGGCGGCAAGGCCATGGCTCTCAGGGTTCGCGGGTGCGGTCGGTTCGGCGCTTACTGCTCGCGGGAGCCGGCGAGGTGTCTATTGGACTCGGCGGAAGTGGAGTTCAGCTACGATGCCGACACCGGCCTCGTGTCCGTCGACCTGCCCGTGCCGGAGCAGGAGCTATATCGGTGGACGCTGGAGATTATGGTCTAG